A part of Desulfofundulus salinus genomic DNA contains:
- a CDS encoding aldehyde dehydrogenase family protein, whose translation MQVAQAEIYAIVEKILEKLNQQEEGVQGAFSSLDEAVEAARRAQEKLALMDLARREELVRAMREAALANVRLLAEMAVQETGRGRVEDKIMKNTLAAQKTPGTEDLKPTAYTGDYGLTLVEMAPVGVIGAITPVTNPAATIINNSIGMIAAGNAVVFSPHPSAEKTSLKTIEILHEAIIRAGGPSGLVVGLSEPSVEKAGQLMHHPGINMLVVTGGSGVVKAALSSGKKAIGAGAGNPPVLVDHTADIERAARDIVMGASFDNNMPCVCEKVLIVVDEVADDLIRRMQREGAILVKGSGVDALTRLAFHEERDGHTVLNPDLVGKDASYILKQIGINIGHDTRLVIMETDPDHPFVTHEQMMPVLPVVRVRDVEEGIQLAVRVEGNNRHTAIMHSKHVDYMTEFARAVKTTIFVKNAPCYAGIGAGGEGYCTFTIAGPTGEGLTSARSFTRQRRCVLVDGFRII comes from the coding sequence ATGCAGGTAGCACAGGCTGAGATATACGCTATTGTAGAAAAGATTTTAGAGAAGTTGAACCAGCAAGAAGAAGGTGTGCAGGGCGCCTTCTCCAGTTTGGATGAGGCAGTGGAGGCTGCCAGGCGGGCTCAGGAAAAACTGGCTCTTATGGACCTGGCCCGGCGGGAGGAGCTGGTGCGGGCCATGCGGGAGGCGGCCCTGGCCAATGTCCGGCTCCTGGCTGAAATGGCCGTTCAGGAGACCGGAAGGGGACGCGTAGAGGACAAAATTATGAAGAACACCCTGGCGGCACAGAAAACACCCGGCACTGAAGATTTAAAGCCCACGGCTTATACCGGTGATTACGGGCTGACCCTTGTCGAAATGGCTCCGGTGGGTGTAATCGGTGCCATTACCCCGGTGACCAACCCGGCGGCTACCATCATCAATAACAGTATCGGGATGATTGCTGCCGGTAATGCAGTGGTTTTCTCCCCCCACCCTTCAGCCGAGAAGACTTCATTGAAGACCATCGAGATTCTTCACGAGGCCATCATACGTGCCGGCGGTCCTTCCGGTCTGGTTGTAGGCCTCAGCGAACCTTCCGTGGAAAAAGCGGGGCAGTTGATGCACCATCCGGGAATCAACATGCTTGTCGTGACTGGCGGTTCTGGCGTCGTAAAGGCAGCCCTGAGTTCCGGTAAAAAGGCTATCGGGGCCGGTGCGGGCAACCCGCCGGTGCTGGTAGACCACACAGCCGATATAGAAAGGGCCGCCCGGGACATTGTTATGGGGGCCAGTTTTGATAACAACATGCCCTGTGTCTGCGAGAAAGTCCTGATCGTGGTTGATGAAGTGGCTGATGACCTGATCCGCCGGATGCAGCGAGAAGGAGCCATTCTGGTAAAGGGAAGTGGAGTGGATGCTCTGACCAGGCTGGCTTTCCACGAGGAAAGGGACGGTCATACAGTGCTTAACCCGGACCTGGTGGGTAAAGATGCTTCTTACATCTTGAAACAAATCGGTATTAATATAGGTCACGATACCCGCCTGGTCATCATGGAGACGGACCCGGATCATCCGTTTGTAACCCATGAGCAGATGATGCCTGTCCTGCCGGTCGTGCGGGTACGTGACGTCGAAGAGGGGATCCAGCTGGCTGTGCGGGTGGAAGGTAACAACCGGCATACAGCCATCATGCATTCCAAGCATGTCGATTACATGACAGAATTTGCCCGGGCTGTCAAAACCACCATTTTTGTGAAAAATGCACCGTGTTATGCCGGCATCGGTGCCGGTGGCGAAGGTTACTGTACTTTTACCATTGCCGGCCCCACGGGCGAAGGCCTGACTTCGGCCAGGAGCTTTACCCGCCAACGCCGCT
- a CDS encoding cob(I)yrinic acid a,c-diamide adenosyltransferase — protein sequence MKKNRTPGVYTRTGDRGETSLLGGIRVGKDSLRVSAYGTVDEAGAALALGRSLACCAWVQEVAVRVQKELFVVCSELARPEVPAVGARVEDEMISRLEEDINEGLDRIPALRGFAVSGHVPAEAAFDLARTITRRAERLVVRLSRREVVREEVIRYLNRLSDLLFVLARVEAHEHLVKVVMTRVLEKTRGGGNVKETITLDIARQIAAAAEEKAHQIGVPMVIVVADGAGNPVLLERMHGALLASLDIAAGKAYTAVALKMETEKLSVLAAPGGPLYGINTTNGGRIVPFGGGIPLYQETNIVGAIGISGGSVEQDIEVARAGVEKWNQLQGQ from the coding sequence GTGAAGAAAAATCGTACACCCGGGGTATATACCCGGACCGGCGACAGGGGAGAAACATCCCTTCTGGGAGGAATACGGGTGGGCAAGGACAGCCTGAGGGTCAGCGCTTATGGTACGGTGGATGAAGCAGGGGCGGCGCTGGCTCTGGGACGTTCGCTGGCCTGCTGTGCGTGGGTTCAGGAGGTTGCCGTTAGGGTACAAAAAGAGCTCTTTGTGGTTTGTTCGGAGCTGGCCCGCCCGGAAGTGCCCGCGGTGGGGGCCCGCGTGGAAGATGAGATGATCAGCCGCCTGGAGGAGGACATAAACGAAGGGCTTGATCGTATTCCCGCTTTGCGCGGGTTTGCGGTTTCCGGACATGTCCCTGCCGAAGCGGCATTTGACCTGGCCCGGACTATTACCCGCCGGGCAGAACGGCTGGTAGTGCGGCTTTCCAGGCGGGAGGTCGTGAGGGAAGAGGTAATCAGGTATTTAAATCGCCTTTCAGATCTGTTGTTTGTCCTGGCGAGAGTGGAGGCACACGAGCACCTGGTCAAGGTGGTTATGACCAGAGTCCTGGAAAAAACAAGAGGGGGTGGTAATGTGAAAGAAACGATTACTCTTGACATAGCCCGCCAGATTGCTGCTGCAGCAGAAGAAAAAGCTCACCAGATTGGGGTTCCCATGGTGATCGTGGTGGCTGATGGTGCAGGCAACCCTGTGCTGCTGGAGCGCATGCACGGCGCCCTGCTGGCCAGTCTGGATATTGCTGCAGGTAAAGCATATACGGCAGTGGCCTTGAAGATGGAAACGGAAAAGCTTTCTGTGCTGGCTGCCCCCGGCGGGCCGCTGTACGGCATCAATACCACCAACGGAGGCAGGATTGTTCCTTTTGGTGGGGGCATCCCGCTTTACCAGGAAACCAACATTGTGGGGGCTATCGGCATCAGTGGCGGGAGCGTTGAGCAGGACATAGAAGTGGCCCGGGCCGGGGTCGAGAAGTGGAATCAGCTCCAAGGCCAGTAA
- a CDS encoding EutN/CcmL family microcompartment protein translates to MILGRVIGTVVSTRKDERLTGFKLLVVETLQPGKKTEVEEFVAVDTVGAGVGETVLVVMGSPASRTVNGADTLVPVDAAIIGIVDTVEMTSR, encoded by the coding sequence ATGATTTTGGGACGGGTGATTGGTACGGTGGTTTCCACGCGGAAGGACGAACGGTTGACCGGCTTCAAGCTTCTGGTGGTCGAAACGCTGCAGCCCGGTAAAAAAACAGAGGTAGAGGAATTTGTAGCTGTGGATACCGTTGGCGCTGGAGTTGGGGAAACGGTCCTGGTAGTCATGGGATCACCTGCCTCGCGAACAGTGAACGGTGCTGACACGCTGGTACCGGTGGATGCTGCCATTATTGGTATTGTTGATACCGTGGAAATGACCAGCCGGTGA